The sequence TGAGTATTTTCATCATAGACAGAAATTTTATTTTTATTTAAAATTTCTTTTAATTCTTTTATAATTTTATTTCCTAATTTAGAATTTAAAATATTTTCATCAACTTCAAAGACTTCGTGACTTTTTCTTTTAAAGAAACCTGTTATAATTTTACTGTCATAAACAGAAAATGGCTCAATAATTTTATTTCTATAATTATAAATATCTTCACTTGCAAGAACATCATTAATTTGGATATTGTCAAGTCCTGCAATTTTTCTCATAACTTCTTCAACCATAAGCTTTTTATATTTTAACTGACTTTCATATTTAAGCATAGCAAAATTACAGCCATAAAAATCTTCAAAAGTAAATTTATGGCTATCTACCCTTTCGGGTGAAGCCTTAATAATTTTTTTAATTAAACCTCTGGCATAGGTCTTTTTTACAGAAATAATTTCAATTTCAAGCTCATCTTCTGGAACAGACATAGGAACAAAGACTGCAAAATTATTAAAATATCCTAATCCTTCTCCTCCAAAAACTATTTTATCAATTTTAATTTTTATAATATCAGATACTTTTAGCATTTTATTCCTCAATTTCAAAGTAAATGACCTCATCACTGACTTTCATCCCTTTGGCTTCCATTTCTTTTCTTATTTTATCTAAGTCTAATTTAGCATCATAGAACATTATTTTTTTATCTAATTCTTTTTCTGCTTCTTCTAAATTTTCATTGGCTATCTTTAGCTCTTTTTCAAGACTTGTTACTTCTCTTAAAGTTTTTACATTAAAAAGCCAAATTACAACAATGCCAATAGCAAAAACAATAGTGACATACTTCATATTATTCTAATATCCTTTCTAAAATTCTAAGTTTTGATGAGTGAGCTCTATTATTATTTTTTAACTCATCATCAATAGGTATTATAGGCTTTTTTGTGATAATTTCAAATTTTTTTACTCCACCACATACACAGATAGGAATATCTTTAGGACATTTACAGGCAGTTGCTAAATCTTTAAATTTATTTTTTACAATTCTATCTTCTAATGAATGAAAGGTTATAATAGCCAATCTACCACCAACTTTTAAAAGTTCAACTGCCTTAGACATGGCATTTTCTAAAACCTCTAATTCTCTATTTACCTCAATTCTAATAGCTTGAAAAGTCTTTTTAGCAGGGTGCTTTGAGGCTCTTTCAGGATAAGCTCTTTTAATTAAAGTAATTAGATCAGAGGTTTTTTCTATTGGAGAAGTCTTTCTTTCTTCAACTATAAGTTTTGCAATTTTTCTTGCATGTCTTTCTTCTCCATATTCAAAAATTATTTTTGATAACTGTTCTTCTGAATAAGTATTTACAACATCATAAGCAGAAATTTTTTGCTCTGTGTTCATTCTCATATCTAGTTTGACATCATATCTATATGAGAAACCTCTTTCAGGGTCATCAAGTTGTTTAGAAGATACCCCTATATCCATTAAAATTCCATCAACTTTATCTATACCTGCCATATAAGCAATAGTATCAATATTTTCAAAATTTCCTTTAAAAACTTTCCATTTTGAACCAAATTTTTCTAATCTTTTTTTAGAATACTCTATTGCATCAATATCTTGATCAATAGATATTAGCAAACCTTTATCAGATAATTTTTCTAAAATTCCTTCTGAATGACTTCCTCCACCAAGAGTACAATCTATATAGATACCATCAGGATTTATAACTAAATTATCCAAAGTTTCATAGTACAAGACAGGGATATGATAATCATTTCCAATTTTTTCCATAAACTCTCCATAAATTTTTATATTAAAAAGGTTATTACAAATAAGGATAAATGTATAAAAATAGTTCATTACTAAAATGTAACTCTCTTATTTTTATCTACATTTTTAGAATTAATTTGTAATAACCCCTAAATCATATTATTAAAAAATAACTATAATCAATCTTATTAAAATTTTTTCAACTAATTCCACAAAAAGTATTAAAAGCAAAGGAGAAAAATCAATAGGTAAATTTATATATTTATCTAATATATCTCTAAATGGTTTTAATATAGGCTCAGTTATAGAATAAATAAGTTCAGTAAAAGAGTTATTAAAACGTACCCAAGATAAAATAACTCTAATCATTATTAAAATATAAATAAGCCAAGCTAATTTATGTATTATAGTTATAAGCGAATATGCTAAAAGTGACATAAAATTTCCTCTTTCATTGTTCAATAAAATAGTGTTTTGCTTTGAAAGTATATTCCCAACCTGACCATATTGTTAAAATAACTGGAATTAACATCAATATTTCAGCTACTGTAAAATAGTAATCAGATACATAAAAACCAATAGGACCTATTGCTAATGAAATTATAACAACAATCATTTGGCTTGTTGTCTTATATTTTCCTAAATTACCTGCTGCAATAATTTCACCTTTTGCAGCTGCAAGTATTCTTATTCCACTGATTAGAAATTCACGAGCTAAAACAATAATAGACATCCAACCTGGAATATAATTTAATTGTACAAACATTACAAGAGCTGATATAACAAGTATTTTATCAGCAAGGGGGTCCATAATTTTTCCAAAGTCAGTAATAAGATTATATTTTCTTGCAATATAGCCATCAAAAAAATCTGTTAATGAAGCGATTACAAATATTACAAGAGAGATTAATCTAAAAATTAAACCATATTTGCTTGAATCTGATTCTTGCAAAAATATTATAAAAGGAATAGCTAATATAAATCTAATCATAGTCAGTCTATTAGGTAAATTCATATATCCTCCTAGAATTAAACTTTCTTTTTGCTTAAAGAGATTTTTCCACCTTCCATAGAAATAACCCTTACTTTAAATACATCTCCAACTGAAAGTACATCTTCAACTTTTTCAACTCTTTCTGGTGAGATTTCAGAAATATGGAGTAAACCTTCTTTACCAGGAAGAATTTCCATAAATGCACCAAACTTCATTATTGAAACTACACGCCCTTCATAAACTTCATTATATTCAACTTCTCTTACATAAGAATCTACAAGTTTTAAAGTTTTTTCTAAAGTTTCAGCATCTTTTGCAAAAATAGATACAAGTCCATCATCTGTTATATCTACTGTTGCTTCAGTTTGTTCTATAATACTTTTAATATTTTTTCCACTTGGTCCAATAAGAACAGCAATCTTATCTTTTGGAATAGTTATTTGTTGTATCCTAGGAACATTAGATTTTAATTCAGCAGGTTTAGAAATTGTATTATTCATAAGTTCTAATATTTCAAGTCTAGCTTGATGAGCTTGATTTAAAGCAATTCTCATTATTTCTTCTGTTATACCTGTGATTTTTATATCCATTTGTAAAGCTGTGATTCCAGATTTTGTACCAGCAACCTTGAAATCCATATCTCCTAAATGGTCTTCAAGTCCCATTATATCTGTTAAAACTGTAAATTCTTCTCCTTCTTTTATAAGTCCCATTGCTATACCAGCAACATGTTCTTTTATAGGAACTCCTGCTGACATAAGTGATAGTGAACCACCACAGATAGAGGCTTGTGAGGATGAACCATTAGATTCAGTTATTTCAGATACCACTCTTATAGTATAAGGAAATTCTTCTTCACTAGGGATTACATATCTTAAAGCTCTTTCAGCTAGTGAACCATGTCCTAATTCTCTTCTTCCAGGTGAACCCATTCTTCCGACTTCACCAACTGAATATGGAGGGAAGTTATAATGTAAATAGAATTTTTTATAATATTCTTTTTCTAAATTATCTATTAGTTGTTCATCTTCCTTAGTTCCCAATGTTGTAATTGCAAGAGATTGAGTTTCTCCTCTTGTAAAAAGTGCAGAACCATGTGGAATAGGTAACACATTTATTTGTGCATCCAAAGGTCTTATTTCAGTAGTTGTTCTTCCATCAACTCTATGTTTATGATAAAGAATAGCTTCTCTGACTAATTTTTTCATTAAATCATGATAATAATTTTTGAATTCTAATATTATATCTTCTGGTAAATCTTCTTCAGGAACATCAGGATAATTTTCTTGTATAAATTTTTCTAATAATTCTTCTTCTAAAGAATCAACAGCTTCTTCTCTATTTTTTTTACCAGTAGTTAAAACAGCTTGTTGTAATCTTTCATATCCATTAGAGTCAATAAAATCTTTAACAAGGGGTAAAACTTCCGACTTTTCAAATTCTATATTTTCTTTTCCATATAATTTAGCAAATTCTTCTTGAAATTCACAAATCTTTTTAATATTATCATGTGCAAACATAATCGCTTTTAACATAGTTTCTTCATCTAATTCTTTTGCACCAGCTTCAACCATATTCACTGCATCTTTTGTTCCTGCAACTGACAGGTCAAGTTCACTTTCTTCTAATTCCTTTGGAGATGGATTTAAAATGAATTCTCCATTTTTGTATCCAACTGTTACTCCTGCAACAGGTCCTAGGAATGGAATATCAGAAATCATAAGTGCAAGAGATGAACCAATTATACCTAAATAATCGGGTGTATTGATTTCATCATAAGATAGAACTGTATTAACTATATGCACATCATAGTTAAATCCATCTGGAAACATTGGTCTTATTGGTCTGTCAATAAGTCTTGCTACCAATGTAGCATTTGTAGACGGTCTTCCTTCTCTTTTATTAAATCCTCCTGGAAATTTACCAGTCGAATAAAATTTTTCTATATAGTCAACAGTTAAAGGGAAAAAGTCCGCTCCTTTTCTTGCTTCTTTACTACGATTAGCAGTAGATAGAAGAACTGTATCTCCATATTGAATTACAATAGCTCCACTAGATTGTCTAGAAATTTTACCAGTAGATACTTTTAAAGTCCTTCCTGCTAATTCTAGCTCCATAATTTTTTCATCAAACATCAAATTCTTTCACTCCTTAAATAGTTACATAACTAAATTTATATTTTCATTACTTCGTAAATTTGTTTTCTCATAATTATATCATATTAAACAAGAAAATACTATTTATTTAAAAGTTTCAAAAGTAAATTTTGTATATTTTTCATAATTAATATTTTCATTAATAAAGTTTGGATAAATATTTATTTTTTTATCTATATACAAGTTTGGAACTTCTTGTGTTTCAAAACAAATAGCAGAATGTTTTTTAAAACCTATATCTTGCAAATAATTAGCAGTATAGATTACAACAGCAGGGTTATTTGTTTCAACTGACATCTTAATTCTACTTTCAAGATTTTCAATCTCTAATTTTCCAATTTTATTATTAAAAATATAGGGATGATCAATACCATCATTGGCAATAATTTTTTGCTTATTATTTTCTTTAAAAAATTCTTCTAATTTCTTAGACTGTCTAAAATCGAAAATGTTATTATCTAATTTTATAGTTTTATAAGGGATAGAATTTTTATCTATTTCTATCAAATAATCAGAATCTATTTTTAAAATGTCATTATAGATAGTATTATTAGGGTTATCACTTAAATTAAAATAACTATGGTTAGTTAGATTTAAATAAGTCAATCTGTCAGTTGTAGCAAAAAATTTTATTAAAAGTTCATTTTTATTTAAAATATAGCTAACTTTTATTTCTATATTTGCAGGATAGCCATTATCTAAATGTGGACTCTTTATAGAAAAACATAGCCCATTTTCAATATTTTTCACATTCCAAAATCTATGACTGATAGAGTTTTTGCCACCATGTAAAGTATTTCCATCATTATTTGTATCCAAATTAAAAATTTTGTTGTTTATTTTTAATTTACTATCTTTAATTCTACCGGCTGTCCTTCCAATCACAGCTCCAAAATAAATAGGATTTTCTCTATATTTTTCAATATCATCATAGCCAAGAACAATATTTTTTTTATTTCCATTTTTATTTTTAAGCTCTATTTTTTTTATAATAGCTCCTAAATTTAAAAGTTCAACTTTTAAAAATTCATTTTCAAGTATATATACTTTTATTTCTTCCAAATTTCCCCTCCAAACTCTAATAAATAATTTCTTTAAAATATTTTTCTTAAATCTTCTAAACTTCCCATGACTAGGTATTACTCCTTAGCCAAGTGTAATAAGTGTATGACCATGGTTTTAATCAAAAGAAAAATTCATAAGACATTTTTAGAATTAAAACACTTGTTACAACTAAAAATACTGGTTTTATAAATTTATTACCTTTTAAAATAGCAAGTTTAGCTCCTAAAAATGCACCAAAAGACATTATAATAGCAATAGGAATACCGTATAAGAAATTAGATTTTCCTAAAATTGTAAATACAATAAGACTTGCAAAATTACTAGACAGATTTAAAATTTTAGTGTTCCCACTTGCAAAAGAAAAATCTACTTTAAATATTTTTATTAAACAAAATATTAAAAATGAACCAGTTCCAGGACCTAAAAATCCATCATAAAAACCTAAGAAAAAAGCCATTATTTTCCCTATTAATAATGTTTTAGGGGTAATTCCTTTATAATTATTAAATTCTCCTATGCTCCTATTTTTTAAAGTATACAAAAAAACCAATATAAGTGTAACAAATGAGATAGGTTTAAAGTATTTTGGCTCAATAGAAATAGTTGTTAAAGAACCTAAAATTGATCCTACAAAAGAAAATAAAAATAATTTTGAAACTATCTCAATATTAATTTTTTTTGATTTCCAAAATTTAAAAGAACTAGCAATAGTAGATAATGTAGAAGAAACTTTATTTGTCCCTAAAGCTACATGTGGAGAAAAACCTACTGCAAAATATGCAGGAAGAGAAATTAGTCCTCCACCACCGGAAATAGCATCTATAACGGCGGCAAGAAAGCAAAAAACTGCAAGAATTAAAAATTTAACAATGTCAAATTCCATAAATATCCTCCCTAATCTAATTTATATCCAATTGAAATACTTCCTATTGGTCTTCTATGTTTTAAGTCAGAAGAAAGTGAAAATTCAATAGGTCCTATTGGTGAATCATAACTTATTGATATTCCAACTCCTTTTGAATAATCTTTCCATAATTTAGAATTATTACTTTCTAAAGAATTATTTTCTGTAAATGTTGCTATATTAAATTTAGTATTAAAATACAATGAATAAACTATTTTATGTTTAAATCCTAAAGTTAAACTTATTAAATCTTTAACTTGTTTTTCTTGATAATTGAAACCATAAAATTCAAATTCATTATTGTTAATATTAGTATACATTCCTCCTAATCTGATTCTTTGATCAGCTCTTATTCTATCCCCTCTAAGACTAGCGGAGTTAAGTCCATATACAAATGATAATTTTGGATTTATAGGAATGTATCCTTTAATACTATATGCTGGGCCATATAAATTTGACTTTGATTTTCCTAAAGAACTTGCAAAATTATAAATAAAGTCTGCTTTAATTCCTTTCATTGGATTAGAGATAGAATCTAAATTGTCATATTTAAATCTTAAATATGTTTTAGTTAAATTTTCAGAATATTCAAGATTTCGTGACAAGTTTCCACCAGTATCTTGTTTTAAATTAGAAAATTTAGATAAAACCCCATAAGAAATCATGGTGCTATTACTAGGTTGAGTAAAAATTCCTATGTTAAAATAAGTTTCTCTATTTATAAATTTAGCTACTTTTTTCCTGTTATCATATAAGAAGAAAGGTTTTTCATTATATCCAATATTTGTTAAGAAACCAAATCTATTGTTTCTAACACCATAGTATGAAAGAGTCCCTAAATCAACACCTAAATAATCACCAAATTTAAAATTTAAATTAATATTATTTGCAAATTTTCCTTTAAAAAATAAATCAGTTCCAACATTAAAAGTAGTTCCATAATCAGTTTGATAATTAAGCCCTACACCTATTCTATTTGAAGGACTTTTTTCTCCATCTAAATATAGAGTGCCACCATTGATACTATAATAAACATTATCCATATATCTCAAATTATATATATCAGTTATTCTTCTTTCTATATCACTTTCAGAAATAGGTCTATTTAATAAAGTTTTAAAAGTATTATTTAAAATTTCAATAGTTTCTTTATCAAATTTTTTATTATACTCTATTTTATTTATAACAAATGTTCCTTTTTCATTTTCAATAATTTTTTCTGTTTTTCTATTAGAAGAGCTTTTAGGTAATTCTTTTAATTTCGCTATTTGCTGTTCAGCAGCAACTTCACCTAAATTTATTAAGTCATTCTTTTTTGATGAATCAATTGCAGAAATATCTTTAACATCAGGACTTATTAAAATAGAAGCCTTTTCTCTTGAAACATCTGTAATATATGAAGATTGAATAGTGCTTATTTGACTTAAAACACTTAAAATATTATAATTATCTTTTTTTACAATAGGAGCTCCTATATCAGAAGCTATAACAATATCTGCTCCCATATTATATGCATCTTCTACTGGTAAATTCCTACTTACAAGTCCATCAACATAAATATTTCCTCCTATTTCAACTGGTTCAAAAATAGTTGGTATTGCCATACTGGCAACTAAAATTTTTGCTATATCCCCTTCTGAGAATGCTTTTGTTTCACCAGTATTTAGATTTGTAGCAATTATTCTTAATGGTATAGGAAAATCATCAAAATTTTTAACACCAGCATAATTTTTTAGTAATTTTTTCATAACTAAGTATGCTTCACCAGTACCTTTAAGTCCTTTTGGTAAAGAAAAATTTAATTCATTGTCAAAACTAACATAAAGACTATATTTTTTTAAACTTTCTTTTTTATCCAAAGGTAAGTTAGTATCATCTGAACCTGCTTCTAAAAAATTTTCAACATTTATCATATCCAAAACTTTTTCTATATCATCAATGCTATAACCTATTGAATATAAAGTTCCAATTATAGCCCCTATACTTGTTCCAGTGATATAGTCAATTTTAATATTTTCTCTTTCTAAAACTCTTAAAACTCCTAAATGGGCATAATCTTTTACCCCACCACCACTTAAAACTAAAGCAACTTTTAAATTATCTTTGTTTTTATTCTCTTTTAATTTTTTTATTGTTTGAATTTTATTTTCTAAAACTTTTATTTGATTTTGCATATTTTCAATTTCAATGTCTTCTTTTGATTTTAATTCAATATTTTCAGAATATGTAAAACTAAAATTTAAAAAAATATATATTAAAAAAAATATTTTTTTCACTTAAATTCCTCCTGTAAAATTAATATTAGAAAATAGCTGCTATATTTTACCACAAAATTTGCAAATATTAATAATTAAAAATTATGTTTTGTAATATATTGTATGGTATAATAAAAATAAAAAAATTTTTACTTTAATTATATTGTTAAAAATGTTATACTTTTTAAGTTAAAGTAAAGGGAGGTAGTAGAATGATAATTGTTACAGGTGCAGCTGGAATGATTGGAAGTGCTTTTGTATGGAAGTTAAATGAAATGGGTGTAAAAGATATTTTAATAGTGGATAAATTAAGAAATGAAAATAAATGGTTAAATATTAGAAAAAGAGAATATACAGATTGGATGGATAAAGATAATTTAAAAGAATGGTTATCTTGTAAAGAAAATGTAGATAAAATAGAAGCAGTTATTCATATGGGAGCTTGTTCAGCAACAACAGAAACAGATGCAGATTTTTTAATGGACAATAATTTTGGATATACTAAATTTTTATGGAATTTCTGTGCTGAAAAAAATATAAAATTTATTTATGCTTCTTCTGCAGCGACTTATGGATTAGGAGAACTTGGATATAATGACGATGTATCTCCTGAAGAATTACAAAAATTAATGCCTTTAAATAAATATGGTTATTCAAAGAAATTTTTTGATGATTGGGCTTTTAAACAACAAAAGCAACCTAAACAATGGAATGGTTTAAAATTTTTTAATGTATATGGTCCACAAGAATATCATAAAGGAAGAATGGCTTCAATGGTATTCCATACATATAATCAATATAAAGAAAATGGATATGTAAAACTTTTTAAATCATATAAAGAAGGATTTAAAGATGGTGAACAATTAAGAGATTTTGTATATGTAAAAGATGTTGTGGATATAATGTATTTTATGTTGACTAATGATGTTAAATCTGGAATATACAATATAGGTACAGGAAAAGCAAGAAGCTTTATGGATTTATCTATGGCGACAATGAGAGCAGCTTCTCATAATGATAATTTAGATAAAAATGAAGTTGTAAAATTAATTGAAATGCCAGAAGATTTACAAGGTAAGTATCAATATTTTACAGAAGCAAAAATTAATAAATTAAGAGAAATAGGATACACTAAGGAAATGCACAGTTTAGAAGAAGGAGTAAAGGACTATGTCCAAAACTATTTAGCTAAAGAAGATTCTTATCTATAATATAATGTGGGGGTAGAAAATGAATGCAGTTATATTGGTTGTTATTCTTGCAATAGTTGAAGGGATTACTGAATTTTTACCTGTCAGTAGCACAGGACATATGATACTTGTCAATAAATTTATTGGAGGAGAATATTTATCTCCAACTTTTATCAATAGCTTTTTAATTATAATACAACTTGGAGCAATATTTTCGGTTGTTGTTTATTTTTGGAAAGATATAAGCCCTTTTGTAAGAACTAAAAAAGAATTTGTTTTAAGATTTAGATTATGGTTAAAAATTATAGTCGGTGTTTTACCAGCTATGGTTATAGGATTACTATTAGATGATATAATAGATAAATATTTTTTGAATAATGTCTTTATAGTAGCAATAACTTTAATAGTCTATGGAGTTATTTTTATAGGAATAGAAGTTGTATATAAATTAAAAAATATTAAACCAAAGGTAAAAAGATTTAGTGGATTAAAATATAGAACTGCATTTATAATAGGATTTTTCCAATGTTTAGCAATGATACCTGGGACTTCAAGATCAGGTGCAACTATAATAGGGGCTTTACTTTTAGGTTTATCAAGACCATTGGCAGCTGAATTTTCATTTTATTTAGCTATACCTACTATGTTTGGAGCAACAGCTTTAAAACTTTTTAAAAATGGCTTAGCTTTTACAGAGATGGAATGGGCATATTTAGCCTTAGGTTCTGCAATAGCCTTTGTAGTAGCCTATATGGTTATAAAATGGTTTATGGATTTTATAAAAAAAAGAAGCTTTGCTTCTTTTGGATTGTACAGAATAATATTAGGGATTATAGTAATTGTATTACTGTATTAGAAAAAGCTTTTATATACTCAAATATAGTGTTATAATGAAAAAAGAAGTAATAAAAAAGGAAGATTAAAATGAAATTTAAAAAAATAGAAACTAGTATAAAAGATTTAATTATTATTGAACCTCAAATATTTGAAGATACTAGAGGTTTTTTTCTGGAAAGTTATAACTATAATGACTTTAAAGAATTAGGAGTAGAAAATATTTTCGTTCAAGATAATCATTCTAAATCTTTAAGAGGAGTTTTAAGAGGATTACACTTTCAAAAAGGAAAGCATTCTCAAGCTAAATTAGTAAGAGTTTTAAAAGGGGCAGTATTAGATATAGCTATCGACTTAAGAGAAAATAGTGAAACTTTTGGAAAATATTTTGCAGTAGAATTAAATGAAAAAAATAAAAAAATGTTTTTTATTCCAAAAGGTTTTGCACATGGCTTTTTAACCTTAGAAGATAATACTGAATTTTTCTATAAATGTGATAATTTTTATAATCCACAAAGTGAAGCTGGTATAATTTGGGATGATAGTGATTTAAATATAGATTGGAATTTTGAAAAATATAATATTGATGAAAGTGAATTAATTATTTCAGAAAAAGACAAAAAAAATATAAGTTTTAAAGAATATAAAAAGATAAATAATATTAAATAGGAGAGAAGAATGAAACTAATATTTGGAGCTAATGGACAATTAGGTACAGATTTTAAGGAATTATTTGATTCTATTGGTGAAAAGTATATAGCCACTGATAGAGATGAGGTAGATATAACTAATGGGGATTTTTTAAGAGCATATATAAAAACTATGCATCAAAATTATAAGATAGATACAATTATTAATTGTGCTGCATATAATGATGTTGATAAGGCTGAAACAGAAAAGGAATTATGCTATAAGGTGAATGCTGAAGCTCCAGCTAATTTAGCAATAATAGCTTCAGAAATTGGAGCAACATATATAACATATTCAACAGATTTTGTTTTTAATGGGCTTTTAGAAGGTTATTTATATAATGAGAATATTGGTTATATTGAAGAAGATGAACCACATCCACTGTCAACTTATGCTAAAGCAAAGTATGAAGGTGAGTTATTGGTGTCTCAAGTAATTGAAAATCCTGAAAATACTTCAAAAATATATATAATAAGGACTTCTTGGGTATTTGGAAAGGGAAATAAAAATTTTGTTGACAAGATAATAGAATGGTCAAAAGAAAAAAATGAATTAAAAATAGTAGATGATCAAATATCTTCACCAACTTATTCAAAAGATTTAGCATTCTTTAGCTGGGAACTTATTAGAAAAGGATGTGAAAGTGGTATTTACCATTTTACAAATGATGGTATAGCTTCAAAATATGATCAGGCAAAATATATTTTAGAAAAAATTCTTTGGAAAGGAAATTTAATAAGAGTTAAAAGTGAAGAGTTCAATTTACTGGCGGAAAGGCCTAAATTTAGTAAACTAAGTTGCAAAAAAATTAAAGAGAAATTAGGAATTTCTATTCCTGACTGGAAAAATGCAATAGATAGATACTTTAAGGAAAGTAATAAATAAAGGGGAAAATAATGCAAAATAATTTGATGAAAATAGAGGATAATTTTCAAGAAGAAAATGAAATAGATATCTATAATATTATAAATATTTTTTTAAAAAATATTAAGCTATTCATTACAGTAGGCATTATAGGAATAATAGTGACTTGTTTATATATAGGAAAAAGAATAATCTTTGATAAAAATAATACTATTTATATCAATTATACTCTTAATTATGAAGAGATAAATAGCTATCTAGGAAATAATGTATATTATCCTAAAAAAAATCCTGAAGAAATTTTATTAGATAATAAGTATTTAGAACTACTTTTTGAAAATCCAGAATTAAAAAGTTTATATGAAGAAAAGGTAAAAGAAGATAGAGATAATATAACAACTAAAAGACAATTTTTACAAAATAATGAGATAGTCACTACTACTTCTTTAAGAAAATTGGTTAAAACTAAAGAAGAGCAAGATTTAATATCTCCAGATTCATATAAAACAACTATAAAGATAAACAAAAGAAATGATAAAAATAGAGAAATTTCAAATAGTATTATGACAACTTATTTAAATATTTTAAATCAATATTATAATGAAAATATGTTTGATTATTTAGCTGAAAGAAGACAATATTTAGAAAAAACACTACCAATTCTAAAAAAACAATTGGAAGAAAATGCTATTACTGATAAGACATCAGCTTCATTGGGAGGTGCAGGGACAACTGATAATAGTTATTTTAAATATCTCTATCCTATTGAAGTTTCAAATATAGATACATACTATGAGAAATATAAAACTTTTGAGAATGAATACCAGTCTATAAAGACTCTATCTGATTTAGAATTAAATAAGACAGAAAACTTTATAAAATATGATAGTTCAGTTATAGTAGAAAAAGAAAGGTCAGGGAATTTAGTAAAACTAGGAATAGGAGTATTTCTAAGTTTATGTTTAGGAATTTTAGCAACATTTATTAAAGAGTTCTTTGAGGTGTATAAAAAAAATAAAGAAAACTTATAATAATAGGGGATATATATGAATAGTATAAGGAAACTAATAAAATTTTTAATAGACATATTTTTACTGAATTTATCATTAGGAATTTCAATTCTTTTAAAATATGATCAAATACAAATAACAGAGAGAAACATAAAT comes from Fusobacterium simiae and encodes:
- the rsmH gene encoding 16S rRNA (cytosine(1402)-N(4))-methyltransferase RsmH, which produces MEKIGNDYHIPVLYYETLDNLVINPDGIYIDCTLGGGSHSEGILEKLSDKGLLISIDQDIDAIEYSKKRLEKFGSKWKVFKGNFENIDTIAYMAGIDKVDGILMDIGVSSKQLDDPERGFSYRYDVKLDMRMNTEQKISAYDVVNTYSEEQLSKIIFEYGEERHARKIAKLIVEERKTSPIEKTSDLITLIKRAYPERASKHPAKKTFQAIRIEVNRELEVLENAMSKAVELLKVGGRLAIITFHSLEDRIVKNKFKDLATACKCPKDIPICVCGGVKKFEIITKKPIIPIDDELKNNNRAHSSKLRILERILE
- a CDS encoding YggT family protein, with the protein product MSLLAYSLITIIHKLAWLIYILIMIRVILSWVRFNNSFTELIYSITEPILKPFRDILDKYINLPIDFSPLLLILFVELVEKILIRLIIVIF
- the pgsA gene encoding CDP-diacylglycerol--glycerol-3-phosphate 3-phosphatidyltransferase, which gives rise to MNLPNRLTMIRFILAIPFIIFLQESDSSKYGLIFRLISLVIFVIASLTDFFDGYIARKYNLITDFGKIMDPLADKILVISALVMFVQLNYIPGWMSIIVLAREFLISGIRILAAAKGEIIAAGNLGKYKTTSQMIVVIISLAIGPIGFYVSDYYFTVAEILMLIPVILTIWSGWEYTFKAKHYFIEQ
- the pnp gene encoding polyribonucleotide nucleotidyltransferase — translated: MFDEKIMELELAGRTLKVSTGKISRQSSGAIVIQYGDTVLLSTANRSKEARKGADFFPLTVDYIEKFYSTGKFPGGFNKREGRPSTNATLVARLIDRPIRPMFPDGFNYDVHIVNTVLSYDEINTPDYLGIIGSSLALMISDIPFLGPVAGVTVGYKNGEFILNPSPKELEESELDLSVAGTKDAVNMVEAGAKELDEETMLKAIMFAHDNIKKICEFQEEFAKLYGKENIEFEKSEVLPLVKDFIDSNGYERLQQAVLTTGKKNREEAVDSLEEELLEKFIQENYPDVPEEDLPEDIILEFKNYYHDLMKKLVREAILYHKHRVDGRTTTEIRPLDAQINVLPIPHGSALFTRGETQSLAITTLGTKEDEQLIDNLEKEYYKKFYLHYNFPPYSVGEVGRMGSPGRRELGHGSLAERALRYVIPSEEEFPYTIRVVSEITESNGSSSQASICGGSLSLMSAGVPIKEHVAGIAMGLIKEGEEFTVLTDIMGLEDHLGDMDFKVAGTKSGITALQMDIKITGITEEIMRIALNQAHQARLEILELMNNTISKPAELKSNVPRIQQITIPKDKIAVLIGPSGKNIKSIIEQTEATVDITDDGLVSIFAKDAETLEKTLKLVDSYVREVEYNEVYEGRVVSIMKFGAFMEILPGKEGLLHISEISPERVEKVEDVLSVGDVFKVRVISMEGGKISLSKKKV
- a CDS encoding aldose epimerase family protein; its protein translation is MEEIKVYILENEFLKVELLNLGAIIKKIELKNKNGNKKNIVLGYDDIEKYRENPIYFGAVIGRTAGRIKDSKLKINNKIFNLDTNNDGNTLHGGKNSISHRFWNVKNIENGLCFSIKSPHLDNGYPANIEIKVSYILNKNELLIKFFATTDRLTYLNLTNHSYFNLSDNPNNTIYNDILKIDSDYLIEIDKNSIPYKTIKLDNNIFDFRQSKKLEEFFKENNKQKIIANDGIDHPYIFNNKIGKLEIENLESRIKMSVETNNPAVVIYTANYLQDIGFKKHSAICFETQEVPNLYIDKKINIYPNFINENINYEKYTKFTFETFK
- a CDS encoding sulfite exporter TauE/SafE family protein; this translates as MEFDIVKFLILAVFCFLAAVIDAISGGGGLISLPAYFAVGFSPHVALGTNKVSSTLSTIASSFKFWKSKKINIEIVSKLFLFSFVGSILGSLTTISIEPKYFKPISFVTLILVFLYTLKNRSIGEFNNYKGITPKTLLIGKIMAFFLGFYDGFLGPGTGSFLIFCLIKIFKVDFSFASGNTKILNLSSNFASLIVFTILGKSNFLYGIPIAIIMSFGAFLGAKLAILKGNKFIKPVFLVVTSVLILKMSYEFFF